In the Corynebacterium gerontici genome, one interval contains:
- the ppk2 gene encoding polyphosphate kinase 2, with translation MAKKDAKNAQNQVEDQHVKPKKLDKKAYEKELKRLQAELVDMQQWVVETGARVVIIMEGRDAAGKGSAIKRITQYLNPRTCRIEALPAPNSREQGQWYFQRYVEKLPTAGEIVIFDRSWYNRAGVERVMGFCTSKEYRRFLHQAPIFERLLVEDGIMLRKYWFSVSDEEQIERFKSRRNDPLRRWKLSPMDLQSITKWEDYSRAKDEMFVHTDIPAAPWYTVESEDKKRSRINVISHLLSTIPYEKIDRPLPEIPERPEGNNYERPPREDFRYVPDVAAKLEK, from the coding sequence ATGGCAAAAAAGGATGCGAAAAACGCCCAGAACCAGGTTGAAGATCAACACGTCAAGCCCAAAAAGCTGGATAAGAAGGCCTATGAAAAGGAACTCAAGCGCCTGCAGGCCGAGCTGGTAGATATGCAGCAGTGGGTGGTGGAAACCGGAGCCCGCGTGGTGATCATCATGGAAGGCCGCGACGCTGCCGGCAAGGGTTCAGCGATCAAACGCATCACGCAGTATCTCAACCCCCGCACGTGCCGTATTGAGGCACTTCCGGCTCCGAACTCCCGCGAACAGGGGCAGTGGTATTTCCAACGTTATGTGGAAAAACTGCCAACCGCCGGCGAGATCGTGATTTTTGACCGTTCCTGGTACAACCGCGCTGGTGTTGAGCGGGTCATGGGCTTTTGCACTTCGAAGGAATACCGCCGTTTCTTGCACCAGGCTCCGATTTTTGAACGTCTGCTGGTTGAAGACGGCATCATGCTGCGCAAGTACTGGTTCTCTGTCTCCGACGAGGAGCAAATTGAGCGCTTCAAATCTCGCCGTAATGATCCTTTGCGCCGCTGGAAGCTTTCTCCGATGGACTTGCAATCAATTACCAAGTGGGAGGATTATTCCCGCGCCAAGGATGAGATGTTTGTGCACACGGACATCCCGGCGGCCCCCTGGTACACGGTGGAATCGGAGGATAAGAAGCGCAGCCGCATTAATGTGATTAGCCACCTGCTGTCCACCATTCCTTATGAGAAGATTGACCGTCCATTGCCGGAGATCCCCGAGCGCCCAGAGGGGAATAATTACGAGCGTCCCCCGCGCGAGGATTTCCGGTATGTTCCGGATGTGGCAGCCAAGCTGGAAAAATAA
- a CDS encoding FMN-binding glutamate synthase family protein — protein MAGVFKKTISTAAGAFGALAAWDLTQRKHAIKRNFPVIGNARYMLESIRPEIQQYFVESNTDGRPFDRVTRTMIYERAKGIHSVTAFGTELDIQAIGYDHLLHTAAPVDVMEEAPKVHIGGPDCTQPFDTSLLNISSMSFGALSARAVLSMNKGAAKGNFIQETGEGGLTKYHLEYGAPLVWELGSGFFGARTQEGRFDPEQFKEKAANPNVKGILLKLSQGAKPGMGGQLPGEKVNPEIAEARGVEPWKSVISPSANPEFSTPVEMMQFIGRLRELAGGKPVGFKLCVGSRVEFLAMCKAMLETGITPDFIHVDGSEGGTGAAPGEYADHMGTPLSEGLIVVQNALVGCGLRHKIAIGAAGKVAAGNDIIKRLALGADYCNAARPMMMAVGCIQAQKCHTNRCPTGVATQNKWLEHGIDIEDKGERVYRYQKATVESAMHLLASMGLSDFDALGPRHVVRRVDEYHLVTYADLAEWLEPNALLEGSASESWQRDFETASADRFQEPAAAHIRSGASRKAAKEFAEDVRKSGNQD, from the coding sequence ATGGCCGGAGTATTCAAAAAGACAATCAGCACGGCGGCAGGAGCTTTTGGCGCGCTCGCGGCGTGGGATTTAACGCAGCGAAAGCACGCCATCAAGCGAAACTTCCCAGTCATCGGCAACGCACGCTACATGTTGGAATCCATTCGTCCGGAGATCCAGCAATACTTCGTTGAATCCAACACCGACGGACGCCCCTTCGACCGCGTGACTCGCACCATGATCTACGAGCGCGCCAAGGGCATCCATTCAGTCACCGCCTTCGGAACCGAACTCGATATCCAAGCCATTGGCTACGACCACCTTCTGCACACAGCCGCGCCAGTGGATGTGATGGAAGAAGCCCCAAAGGTTCACATCGGTGGTCCAGATTGCACACAGCCATTTGATACCTCCCTGCTCAACATTTCCTCAATGAGTTTCGGTGCACTTTCTGCACGCGCGGTGCTCTCGATGAACAAAGGTGCGGCGAAGGGCAACTTCATCCAGGAAACCGGGGAAGGGGGCTTAACGAAGTATCACCTGGAATACGGGGCACCATTGGTTTGGGAGTTGGGTTCCGGTTTCTTCGGCGCCCGCACTCAAGAGGGACGTTTCGACCCGGAGCAATTCAAAGAGAAGGCCGCAAATCCAAACGTGAAAGGAATTTTGCTCAAGCTGTCCCAAGGCGCAAAGCCAGGCATGGGTGGGCAATTGCCGGGCGAGAAAGTAAATCCGGAAATCGCTGAAGCGCGCGGTGTTGAGCCGTGGAAATCTGTCATATCACCGTCTGCTAATCCAGAATTTTCCACTCCCGTGGAAATGATGCAGTTCATCGGCCGTCTGCGCGAGTTAGCCGGCGGTAAGCCGGTTGGCTTCAAGCTCTGCGTGGGCTCTCGCGTGGAATTCCTGGCGATGTGCAAGGCCATGTTGGAAACCGGCATCACCCCAGACTTCATACACGTAGATGGATCCGAGGGTGGCACTGGCGCCGCACCGGGTGAATACGCCGACCACATGGGTACCCCGCTGTCTGAAGGCCTCATCGTTGTGCAAAATGCCCTCGTTGGCTGCGGATTGCGACACAAAATCGCCATTGGCGCCGCCGGCAAGGTGGCGGCGGGCAATGACATTATTAAGCGCCTGGCCCTGGGTGCCGACTACTGCAACGCAGCGCGACCGATGATGATGGCGGTGGGCTGCATTCAAGCGCAGAAGTGCCACACCAATCGTTGTCCAACCGGTGTAGCCACCCAAAACAAGTGGCTCGAACACGGTATCGATATTGAAGATAAAGGCGAGCGCGTGTACCGCTACCAAAAAGCCACGGTGGAATCCGCCATGCACTTGCTTGCCAGTATGGGGCTGAGTGATTTTGATGCGCTTGGCCCGCGCCACGTGGTGCGCAGAGTAGACGAGTACCACTTAGTTACCTACGCGGATCTCGCGGAGTGGCTGGAGCCTAACGCCCTGCTAGAAGGCTCGGCCTCAGAGTCTTGGCAGCGAGATTTTGAAACCGCCAGTGCAGATCGCTTCCAAGAACCGGCGGCGGCGCATATCCGCTCAGGTGCTTCCCGCAAGGCAGCGAAGGAATTCGCCGAGGACGTCCGCAAGAGCGGAAACCAAGATTAG
- a CDS encoding HAD family hydrolase, which produces MSDIPYVIAIDMDGTLLNEHRAIPESFWPVLKDLHSHGVVVAPASGRQLFTLLEQFAPAGQPMSVIAENGTVVFHGDEVISTTTVEAERAHAVIDVIDQHPDQDWGLVLCRSDGAFVSRTDPAFLAQCQPYYARMDIIEDLHEHVNDQVVKLAVFTFGSAEDEAAPALREAAEHLDVVVSGANWVDIMSSKASKGTALRNLANALEVPMERTIAFGDYLNDLQLLEAAGVSYAMDNAHPRIKAIADFIAPSNEDEGVVQVLRGIVEKLKQV; this is translated from the coding sequence ATGAGCGATATTCCCTACGTCATTGCCATCGATATGGATGGCACCCTACTCAACGAGCATCGGGCGATTCCCGAATCCTTCTGGCCCGTGCTGAAGGATCTGCATTCCCACGGCGTGGTAGTAGCCCCAGCCAGCGGACGCCAGTTGTTCACTCTGCTGGAACAATTCGCCCCTGCTGGGCAACCCATGAGCGTGATCGCCGAGAACGGCACTGTGGTGTTCCATGGTGACGAGGTCATTTCCACCACGACCGTCGAAGCGGAACGAGCCCACGCAGTGATCGATGTTATTGATCAACACCCAGATCAGGACTGGGGTTTGGTGCTGTGTCGCAGCGATGGCGCCTTCGTTTCGCGCACCGATCCTGCGTTCCTAGCTCAATGTCAGCCCTATTATGCGCGCATGGACATCATTGAAGACCTCCACGAGCACGTCAACGATCAGGTGGTCAAGCTCGCCGTCTTCACCTTCGGCAGCGCCGAAGACGAGGCAGCGCCAGCTCTTCGGGAGGCCGCCGAACACCTCGACGTGGTGGTATCCGGCGCTAACTGGGTTGACATTATGAGCTCGAAAGCGAGCAAGGGCACCGCATTGCGCAACCTCGCCAATGCCCTGGAGGTTCCCATGGAACGCACCATCGCTTTCGGCGATTACCTCAACGACCTGCAATTGCTGGAAGCCGCGGGCGTGTCTTACGCCATGGACAACGCCCATCCCCGCATCAAGGCGATCGCAGATTTCATCGCACCCAGCAACGAAGATGAAGGCGTCGTGCAGGTGCTGCGTGGGATCGTCGAAAAGCTGAAACAGGTCTAG
- a CDS encoding PepSY-associated TM helix domain-containing protein yields the protein MSLKLNNFTQQRAAQRPLRPILARLHTAAGILITPLILVAALTGFFYALAPTLEQWVYHDEIYANVSDGPRESVEKQVRAAQAAAGDKELAAVQLFDDPMRNTRVLFADDTLDEGVQYAVFVDPHNAQVEGELEQYGSSGSLPLRRWLAYGHKNLWLGTPGRIYSEVAASWLGFFAVSGVVLWWQLQRKGSGRLARMFSWRSNARASGRLKLLRSHGVWGSVLAAGMIFLCVTGLTWSLVAGENIAKVRTHFGWATPKTVASLEAEASSTDPLSHIDEVAQGAFDSLRAPLKIAVPQDSTKGWVASEVRQPYRLSNDAVVLNDAGEVVRWNRFSDWPFAAKATAWLIQLHMGTLFGLPNQIVLALLAVGILFLLLRGIQMWAARGFAPAPAPQQWNVLRSPAGIGFVLGLAVYSVLAPLFGASLLVVVALDFLWSRRRSRH from the coding sequence ATGTCCCTCAAACTCAATAACTTCACCCAACAACGCGCTGCTCAGAGGCCATTGCGCCCAATTTTGGCGCGCCTGCATACGGCGGCGGGCATCCTCATCACCCCACTTATCCTGGTGGCCGCGCTCACGGGATTTTTCTATGCGCTCGCGCCAACGTTGGAGCAATGGGTCTATCACGATGAGATCTATGCCAACGTCAGTGATGGGCCACGGGAGAGCGTCGAAAAGCAAGTGCGGGCTGCGCAGGCGGCCGCTGGGGACAAAGAATTAGCCGCCGTGCAGCTTTTCGACGACCCCATGCGAAACACTCGAGTGCTGTTCGCAGACGATACGCTGGACGAAGGGGTGCAGTATGCCGTCTTCGTGGATCCGCACAATGCGCAGGTAGAAGGCGAGCTAGAACAGTATGGCAGCAGCGGATCCCTGCCGCTTCGCCGATGGCTGGCGTATGGGCATAAGAACCTGTGGCTCGGAACTCCGGGACGAATCTACTCGGAGGTAGCGGCAAGTTGGCTTGGATTCTTTGCCGTCAGCGGGGTGGTGCTGTGGTGGCAATTGCAACGCAAAGGCTCGGGAAGGCTTGCGCGGATGTTCTCGTGGCGTTCAAATGCGCGTGCATCGGGACGCCTCAAACTCTTGAGAAGCCATGGCGTTTGGGGCAGTGTATTGGCTGCGGGCATGATCTTCCTATGCGTCACAGGCCTGACCTGGTCCCTGGTGGCGGGCGAAAACATTGCCAAGGTTCGCACTCATTTTGGTTGGGCCACGCCAAAAACTGTGGCAAGCCTTGAAGCCGAGGCGAGCTCTACGGACCCGCTGTCGCACATTGACGAGGTTGCTCAAGGTGCTTTTGACTCACTGCGGGCTCCACTGAAAATCGCCGTACCGCAGGATTCGACCAAGGGCTGGGTTGCCTCCGAGGTGCGCCAGCCGTACCGCCTCAGCAATGATGCCGTGGTGCTTAACGATGCAGGTGAAGTGGTGCGTTGGAACCGTTTTAGCGATTGGCCCTTTGCCGCGAAGGCCACCGCTTGGCTCATCCAACTGCACATGGGCACCCTCTTCGGGCTTCCGAACCAGATTGTGCTGGCGTTACTGGCCGTGGGCATTCTCTTCCTGCTACTTCGAGGAATACAGATGTGGGCTGCTCGCGGATTTGCGCCGGCGCCAGCGCCACAACAGTGGAATGTGCTGCGCAGCCCAGCAGGCATTGGATTCGTGCTCGGACTTGCGGTCTATAGTGTGCTCGCGCCGCTCTTCGGCGCCTCGCTATTGGTGGTTGTTGCGCTCGATTTCTTGTGGAGCAGGCGGCGTTCGCGCCATTGA
- a CDS encoding alpha/beta hydrolase, producing the protein MLGTAFFALALTPSLLPRDAFYQSVVCGVCAATGYLLGVFARWNWNLWLRDFLLPVWNKRRWKLSDTWRRRIEVALLVIALLWLAGMVIFAVRWQREVAALTDARQLSTAEYFLVFPLGIGLWLLLLLLGRGINAATDFLIEHGPQRIDVGIRTTSAWVAVGLIILVIVNEVVPGTIVNMAEGVFSVRNQEIREDLSQPTNPERSGSPDSLNDWEGLGSFGTRFVGLGLHKKELEDLTGRPSKEPIRVYSGLDHGADNQERAQRVVKELQRTHAEDRKVVMVATTTGTGWVNPTAAQSLELLYDGDTAIAAAQYSYLPSAIQFIAGTEMVRDAGETLIRAVQDWWNELDPATRPKLLIYGESLGVVAGEGAFSGLRGLAQAADGVLWIGPPHSSDLWRNFVSRRDPGTPEADPEYAAGMVVRFAANTEEIDEFLGPQPLWQSTRVLYVQHATDPVVWWTPDVMLKEPDWLKEPAQFDRSPAMRWYPFVTFFQLSFDLPVAANVPNGHGHNYGSGVLDGLAAISNEEKFNREYVDQQRVFLDKAMEHQGPEKEIGVNQQQAQL; encoded by the coding sequence GTGCTCGGAACCGCTTTCTTCGCGCTCGCTTTGACCCCGTCGCTTCTGCCTCGCGACGCCTTCTATCAATCGGTGGTCTGCGGTGTGTGTGCGGCGACGGGCTATCTCTTGGGCGTGTTTGCTCGATGGAATTGGAACTTGTGGCTGCGCGATTTTCTGCTCCCGGTGTGGAATAAGCGCCGCTGGAAACTGTCCGACACCTGGCGCCGACGCATTGAAGTAGCGCTGCTCGTCATCGCGCTGTTGTGGCTCGCTGGGATGGTCATTTTCGCGGTACGTTGGCAGCGGGAAGTTGCCGCGCTCACCGATGCTCGCCAGCTCAGCACGGCGGAATACTTCCTCGTGTTCCCCCTGGGTATCGGACTGTGGCTGCTGTTACTACTGCTCGGTCGCGGCATCAATGCTGCCACCGACTTCCTCATTGAGCACGGTCCTCAACGGATCGACGTCGGTATTCGTACCACGAGCGCATGGGTAGCTGTTGGCTTAATCATTTTGGTGATCGTCAATGAGGTCGTTCCTGGCACCATCGTCAATATGGCCGAGGGCGTCTTTTCGGTTCGTAATCAAGAAATCCGTGAGGATCTCTCACAGCCAACCAACCCAGAGCGTTCGGGTAGCCCCGATTCCCTCAACGACTGGGAGGGGCTCGGTTCTTTCGGTACTCGTTTCGTGGGACTTGGGTTGCACAAAAAGGAGCTGGAGGATCTCACCGGGCGTCCGTCCAAGGAGCCGATCCGGGTGTATTCGGGGCTCGACCACGGCGCTGATAACCAGGAACGCGCACAAAGGGTGGTCAAAGAACTTCAGCGTACCCACGCCGAGGATCGAAAGGTGGTGATGGTCGCCACCACAACCGGTACTGGCTGGGTGAATCCCACCGCCGCGCAGTCTTTGGAACTGCTTTACGACGGCGATACCGCTATCGCTGCCGCCCAGTACTCGTATCTTCCCTCCGCTATTCAATTCATCGCGGGTACCGAGATGGTGCGTGATGCGGGGGAGACACTCATTCGCGCGGTGCAGGATTGGTGGAATGAGCTCGATCCGGCAACGCGACCAAAGCTGCTCATCTACGGCGAATCCTTGGGCGTTGTTGCCGGGGAGGGTGCTTTCTCGGGGCTTCGTGGTTTAGCGCAGGCCGCGGACGGGGTGCTGTGGATCGGACCACCCCATTCCAGCGATCTGTGGCGCAATTTCGTGTCCCGCCGCGACCCCGGTACGCCTGAGGCAGATCCTGAATACGCCGCGGGGATGGTGGTCCGCTTCGCTGCTAACACCGAGGAAATCGATGAGTTTTTAGGACCGCAGCCCCTTTGGCAATCCACGCGCGTGTTGTACGTCCAGCACGCCACGGATCCCGTGGTGTGGTGGACACCGGATGTGATGCTCAAGGAGCCGGATTGGCTGAAAGAGCCAGCGCAATTTGACCGCAGCCCCGCGATGCGCTGGTATCCCTTCGTCACGTTTTTCCAGTTGAGTTTTGATTTACCGGTGGCCGCCAACGTCCCCAACGGTCATGGACACAACTATGGATCAGGTGTGCTCGATGGCCTTGCGGCGATTTCCAATGAGGAAAAGTTCAACCGCGAGTACGTAGATCAGCAGCGGGTATTCCTGGACAAGGCGATGGAGCATCAAGGCCCTGAGAAGGAAATTGGGGTGAATCAGCAACAAGCCCAACTCTAG
- a CDS encoding putative quinol monooxygenase, with protein MILINARHTVKPEYVDSFMDKVAEFTEATRAEEGNLFFVWHQSLEEPNVFMLVEAFKDDAAEAHVNSAHFKKMQEEMPQYLVETPDVINTLIEGKTEWDKLNEFEVK; from the coding sequence ATGATTTTGATCAACGCTCGTCACACCGTAAAGCCCGAATACGTAGATAGCTTCATGGATAAGGTTGCAGAGTTCACCGAGGCCACCCGCGCCGAGGAAGGCAACCTGTTCTTCGTTTGGCATCAGTCCTTGGAAGAGCCCAATGTATTCATGCTCGTGGAGGCCTTCAAGGACGATGCAGCCGAGGCGCACGTGAATTCCGCGCACTTTAAGAAGATGCAAGAAGAAATGCCTCAGTACTTGGTTGAAACCCCCGACGTGATCAATACCCTTATTGAGGGCAAGACCGAGTGGGACAAGCTCAACGAGTTTGAAGTGAAGTAA
- a CDS encoding 3-hydroxyisobutyryl-CoA hydrolase, whose amino-acid sequence MSEAVVNTSVQHRTGHIELNRPKALNSLNQEMVDIVNDALQSWEDDPHIEQVLITSTSEKGFCAGGDVRAIRDLDMEGRHEEGDEYFEHEYRMNLHLANFPKPIISIADGVVMGGGIGISAHGSHRVVTEKAFAAMPEMLIGFIPDVGSTKMFSSMRGTKGYESLALANFLCLTAWRMNPADMLWAGYATHLVPSDQLEAFQQLLISDGVDAAIAAFATQPEDEAPLKKHEAAIAEVFGHDSWEEIAAALEACRYEDFKAMVQSHMELACPTSVVAAVELLRASNAAPGLAEALDFELRMGNSLRRTPNFVEGVRAVLVDKTKDPKFEPSTTAEVDVQALRAVLA is encoded by the coding sequence ATGAGTGAAGCAGTTGTCAACACCAGTGTTCAGCACCGCACCGGCCATATCGAGCTCAACCGCCCCAAGGCGTTGAACTCTCTGAACCAGGAGATGGTGGACATCGTCAACGATGCTCTGCAGTCCTGGGAGGATGACCCACACATCGAGCAAGTGCTCATCACCTCCACTTCGGAAAAGGGTTTTTGCGCCGGTGGAGATGTCCGCGCCATCCGTGATCTGGACATGGAAGGTCGCCACGAGGAAGGCGACGAGTACTTCGAGCACGAGTACCGGATGAATCTTCACCTCGCCAACTTTCCCAAACCAATTATTTCTATCGCGGATGGCGTGGTGATGGGCGGGGGGATCGGCATCAGCGCCCACGGATCTCATCGAGTGGTAACTGAGAAGGCGTTTGCCGCGATGCCAGAGATGCTCATCGGATTCATTCCCGACGTGGGCAGCACGAAGATGTTTAGCTCCATGCGAGGCACGAAGGGCTACGAATCTTTGGCGCTGGCAAATTTCCTTTGCCTTACAGCTTGGCGTATGAATCCCGCGGATATGTTGTGGGCCGGGTACGCTACCCACCTCGTGCCAAGTGATCAGTTGGAAGCTTTCCAACAGTTGCTCATTTCCGACGGTGTTGACGCTGCTATTGCCGCTTTTGCCACGCAACCGGAGGACGAAGCTCCGCTAAAGAAGCACGAAGCGGCCATCGCCGAGGTTTTTGGCCACGATTCTTGGGAGGAGATCGCTGCGGCGCTCGAGGCCTGCCGTTACGAGGATTTCAAAGCCATGGTGCAAAGCCACATGGAGCTCGCCTGTCCAACTTCGGTGGTGGCGGCGGTGGAGCTGCTTCGCGCATCCAACGCGGCACCCGGTCTCGCGGAGGCGCTCGACTTTGAGCTGCGCATGGGCAATTCCCTTCGGCGAACGCCAAACTTCGTTGAAGGCGTGCGGGCGGTCTTGGTGGATAAGACCAAGGATCCAAAGTTCGAGCCTTCAACAACCGCGGAGGTTGACGTGCAAGCCTTACGCGCTGTGCTCGCCTAG